The following are encoded together in the Cheilinus undulatus linkage group 3, ASM1832078v1, whole genome shotgun sequence genome:
- the LOC121506778 gene encoding sodium- and chloride-dependent neutral and basic amino acid transporter B(0+)-like, with protein MRKYGSNLPKDPAILSDQDCPTEDGDENPERGNWTNKTEYMLSMIGFAIGLGNIWRFPYVAFKNGGGAFLIPYFIMMVLCGIPLFFLESAIGQFCSQSPINVWRAVPILQGVGFSMVIVNALIAIYYNVIVAYSMYYLFASFQFPLPWSKCYSWSDRNCSTTPLVYCNESGVLVANWTQENSTCPVSGVIKVPVQSPSEQYWDRVALQRSSGLDETGPIVWHLALCLLLSSCILAASLIKGIKSSGKVVYFTATFPYVLILILLIRGVTLEGAREGLEFFIGSRSDLTKLTEGQVWKDAATQTFFSLAIATSGVLTLASYSNFHNNMFLDSVIVTFTNHVTSVFAGFAIFSILGHMAHVYGKPIEEVVKEGFGLAFIVYPDALAKLPISTLWSILFFFMLFIIGLDSQFAQLEVVTTCLCDAFPELFKSKRPLLTIVSVSILYLLGLPCVTRAGIYWVTLMDQFIASWVLLFLALFEIIAIIYIYGGKNFIEDIEMMIGKKGFCFWVWWRACWYFISPCIILVILLWSLTTFVPPSYGKIQYPAWGLALGWCMVSFVLMWVPLVAVYKLMRAEGTLWQRVKSLCVPSEDWGPYLEIHRGERYSDENCRRRRAVLTNKQM; from the exons ATGAGGAAATATGGCTCAAATCTTCCCAAGGATCCTGCTATTCTCTCTGATCAG GACTGTCCAACAGAAGATGGTGATGAGAATCCTGAGCGTGGAAACTGGACCAACAAGACTGAGTACATGCTGTCTATGATAGGCTTTGCTATTGGCCTGGGAAACATCTGGAGATTCCCATATGTAGCCTTTAAAAATGGAGGAG GTGCCTTTCTCATTCCCTATTTCATTATGATGGTTTTATGCGGcattcccctttttttcttggAAAGCGCCATTGGTCAGTTTTGCAGCCAAAGTCCAATCAATGTATGGAGGGCAGTGCCAATCCTACAAG GTGTTGGCTTTTCCATGGTTATCGTGAACGCGCTAATCGCAATTTATTATAACGTCATTGTGGCCTACAGCATGTACTACCTGTTCGCCTCCTTCCAGTTTCCTCTGCCCTGGTCCAAATGCTACAGCTGGTCTGACAGGAACTGTAGCACTACACCCTTAG TGTACTGTAATGAAAGTGGTGTTTTGGTGGCCAACTGGACTCAGGAAAATAGCACATGTCCTGTGTCCGGTGTAATCAAAGTTCCAGTGCAGAGCCCGAGTGAGCAGTACTGGGA CCGTGTGGCTCTGCAGAGATCCAGTGGTCTAGATGAAACTGGACCAATAGTTTGGCACTTGGCCCTCTGTCTGCTGCTCAGCTCCTGCATTCTTGCTGCATCACTCATTAAAGGCATCAAGTCCTCAGGCAAA GTTGTGTATTTTACAGCTACATTTCCTTATGTGTTGATTCTGATCCTGCTGATCCGTGGTGTGACACTAGAGGGAGCTAGAGAGGGGCTGGAGTTTTTCATTGGCTCCAGATCTGATTTGACCAAATTGACAGAGGGACAG GTTTGGAAGGATGCAGCAACTCAGACTTTCTTTTCTCTGGCCATCGCTACAAGTGGAGTTTTGACTCTTGCATCCTACAGCAACTTTCACAACAACATGTTCCTTGACTCAGTTATTGTCACGTTTACTAACCATG TTACCAGTGTGTTTGCAGGCTTTGCCATCTTTTCCATTCTGGGTCATATGGCTCATGTCTATGGAAAACCTATAGAAGAAGTAGTGAAAGAAG GATTTGGTCTGGCCTTCATTGTGTATCCAGATGCTTTAGCCAAGCTTCCCATTTCCACTCTCTGGTCCATACtgttcttttttatgctttttatcATTGGCCTGGACTCCCAGTTTGCACAACTAG AGGTGGTCACAACCTGCCTGTGTGATGCCTTCCCTGAATTATTCAAATCTAAACGACCTCTGTTGACAATAGTGTCAGTATCCATCCTCTACCTGCTGGGTTTACCGTGTGTTACAAGG GCAGGAATATACTGGGTGACTCTGATGGATCAGTTTATTGCCAGCTGGGTGCTGctttttttggctctttttgagATCATCGCCATCATCTACATTTATG GTGGGAAAAATTTCATTGAAGATATTGAGATGATGATTGGCAAAAAAGGCTTTTGCTTCTGGGTGTGGTGGAGGGCATGTTGGTACTTTATCAGCCCCTGCATCATCCTG gTGATCCTGTTGTGGTCTCTTACAACATTTGTACCCCCCTCCTATGGAAAGATCCAGTACCCAGCCTGGGGCTTGGCTCTGGGTTGGTGCATGGTGTCATTTGTCCTCATGTGGGTTCCCTTGGTAGCTGTATATAAGCTGATGAGAGCTGAAGGAACCCTCTGGCAG CGTGTGAAGTCTTTGTGTGTTCCCTCTGAAGACTGGGGTCCCTACTTGGAAATCCATCGGGGAGAACGCTACTCAGATGAAAACTGTCGCAGAAGAAGAGCAGtgttaacaaataaacaaatgtaa